A portion of the Arcobacter arenosus genome contains these proteins:
- the ftsA gene encoding cell division protein FtsA codes for MNKTLLAIDIGSSYITAVIAKNNLDYKINILGTGSSKSDGINKGVISNIEDASNSIREAVSIAQKNTTEPIESTVVSITGAYTKCIRSSGSVNIPNGLITENEINQVLQMALYNATIIPEYDVVHVIPIFFKIDDSADVENPLNMNGSRLEVSVFVVTAKKTALTNIKSAMKMANLSVTNFVLDPYASAIAVLDEQQRNFGATVINIGATTTQYVCYKGSSLIYNGFLPVGSNHITNDLSVMLHTPPVAAEKIKTEYGNLLRSLEEIQNKKIRTPRIGDEKISSEVSLEHVQTIIHARVEEILTLIKSDLKKSGIYETLGTGLVLTGGMSKLEGIQELATLIFDNLPVKVSNPVNIKNGYMSFEDQKMSTIVGLLLYSLDPNRNFELDSNKALIKKRKIDDLSTVKIESQDLSGLDLSTPKPQVAKKNIKKEDPKLDDSGKLPTLNKKDKSKGVNKIWNAITEWF; via the coding sequence TTGAATAAAACTCTCTTAGCAATAGATATAGGGTCTTCTTATATAACTGCTGTTATTGCAAAGAATAATTTAGATTATAAAATAAATATTTTAGGAACAGGGTCTTCTAAGAGTGATGGAATTAATAAAGGGGTGATCTCAAATATTGAGGATGCCTCTAACTCTATAAGAGAAGCTGTTTCAATAGCACAAAAAAATACTACAGAACCAATTGAATCTACTGTTGTCTCAATAACAGGTGCATACACAAAATGCATTAGAAGTTCAGGAAGTGTAAATATCCCAAATGGACTTATTACCGAAAATGAGATAAATCAAGTTTTACAAATGGCATTATACAATGCAACAATAATCCCAGAATATGATGTTGTTCATGTTATACCAATCTTCTTTAAAATAGATGATTCAGCTGATGTTGAAAACCCTTTAAATATGAATGGTTCAAGACTTGAAGTTTCAGTATTTGTTGTAACTGCTAAAAAAACAGCTTTAACAAATATCAAATCGGCTATGAAAATGGCAAATCTTTCAGTTACTAACTTTGTTTTAGATCCATATGCTTCTGCTATTGCTGTTCTTGATGAACAGCAAAGAAACTTTGGGGCTACGGTTATTAATATTGGAGCAACAACAACTCAATATGTTTGTTATAAAGGCTCTTCTTTAATTTATAATGGATTTTTACCAGTTGGATCAAATCATATTACAAATGACCTTTCTGTTATGCTACATACCCCACCAGTTGCTGCAGAAAAAATAAAAACTGAATATGGAAATCTATTAAGAAGTCTTGAAGAGATTCAAAATAAAAAGATTAGAACACCAAGAATTGGTGATGAAAAAATCTCTTCTGAAGTTTCTTTAGAGCATGTTCAAACAATTATTCATGCAAGGGTTGAAGAGATTTTAACATTAATAAAAAGTGATCTTAAAAAAAGTGGTATTTATGAAACTTTAGGAACAGGGCTTGTTCTTACTGGTGGAATGAGTAAGCTTGAAGGTATTCAAGAATTAGCAACATTAATTTTTGATAATTTACCGGTAAAAGTTTCTAATCCAGTAAATATTAAAAATGGATATATGAGTTTTGAAGATCAAAAAATGTCAACAATTGTTGGATTACTTTTATATTCTCTTGACCCAAATAGAAATTTTGAATTAGATTCAAATAAAGCATTAATTAAAAAAAGAAAAATTGATGATTTATCAACAGTAAAAATAGAAAGTCAAGATTTAAGTGGTTTAGATTTAAGTACGCCTAAGCCTCAAGTTGCAAAAAAGAATATTAAAAAAGAGGACCCAAAATTAGATGATTCTGGAAAACTACCTACTCTTAACAAAAAAGATAAAAGTAAGGGTGTTAACAAAATTTGGAATGCTATTACGGAGTGGTTCTAA
- a CDS encoding DnaJ C-terminal domain-containing protein, producing the protein MAKSLYETLEINDTASADEIKKAYRKLARKYHPDVNKDKDAEEKFKEINAAYEVLSDPEKKQQYDQFGDSMFGGQNFHDFARGQGQNVDLDEILRQMFGGGAGFGSSGFSQSGFSGFGGFGNQGFNEPDLDTQAQITIPFDVSVLGGKQHISLNNDSFDIKIPEGIKNGQKIRAKGKGKSYNGQRGDLIIKINVASSPDYERDGSTLTKSFDLPLKTALFGGKVQIKTIHKDITLKVPQNTKQNQKFRVKELGVLDRAAGSKGDLYLKANIVLPKLEDLDEDLVKSLEEKLPETV; encoded by the coding sequence ATGGCAAAAAGTTTATACGAAACATTAGAAATAAATGATACAGCATCTGCTGATGAAATAAAAAAAGCATATAGAAAATTAGCAAGAAAATACCATCCAGATGTAAATAAAGATAAAGATGCAGAGGAAAAATTTAAAGAGATAAATGCTGCATATGAGGTTTTAAGTGACCCAGAAAAAAAACAACAATATGACCAGTTTGGTGATTCAATGTTTGGTGGTCAAAACTTCCATGATTTTGCAAGAGGTCAAGGACAAAATGTTGATTTAGATGAGATTTTAAGACAAATGTTTGGAGGGGGAGCTGGATTTGGTTCTTCTGGTTTTTCACAAAGTGGTTTTAGTGGATTTGGAGGATTTGGGAATCAAGGTTTTAATGAACCAGATTTAGATACACAAGCACAAATTACAATCCCCTTTGATGTATCAGTATTAGGTGGGAAACAACATATTTCATTAAATAATGACTCCTTTGATATAAAAATACCTGAGGGTATTAAAAATGGACAAAAAATAAGAGCAAAGGGTAAAGGAAAATCTTATAATGGACAAAGGGGTGATTTAATTATAAAGATTAATGTTGCTTCAAGCCCTGATTATGAAAGAGATGGTAGTACATTGACAAAATCTTTTGATTTACCACTTAAAACAGCTTTATTTGGTGGAAAAGTACAAATTAAAACTATCCATAAAGATATTACACTAAAAGTTCCACAAAATACTAAGCAAAACCAAAAATTTAGAGTAAAAGAACTTGGGGTATTAGATAGAGCTGCTGGTTCAAAAGGTGACTTATATTTAAAAGCAAACATTGTTTTACCTAAACTTGAAGACTTAGATGAAGATTTGGTAAAATCACTAGAAGAGAAATTACCAGAAACAGTATAA
- a CDS encoding FAD-dependent oxidoreductase yields MSKEYDFIIIGAGIAGCSVAHFLSKYSDSILLIDKNPEVGFGASGAAGAFLSPLLGKPNKFKDLVTNALKFSVSFYKENFPNEINNCGVVRIPKNEEDREKFESYIPYMDFPFKEEGDGYFFEIGSHVNSQKICEQLAKDVEKLLDFEVYRLKKDEDFWLLNGNIKGKNIILTIGADIELIEEEYFNIRAVWGQKIDVFTSTKVLKNYHKACSISFSKYDEEKKKNIVSIGATHHRLECSVKDCNLCIKGVNINKLTSHNYSLERCENDTKELLDKANDILKLEDVEVRSLKVGARASSVDYFPMVGKIIDSEKTIEKYPHLKNGSHIKNNMLITKDNLYVINGVGGRGFVLSPYLANLLVENILNQKDIQEEILTHRLFKRWVKRNH; encoded by the coding sequence ATGTCTAAAGAGTATGATTTTATTATTATAGGAGCTGGTATTGCAGGATGTAGTGTTGCTCATTTTTTATCCAAATATTCAGATTCTATTTTACTAATAGATAAAAACCCAGAAGTTGGTTTTGGTGCAAGTGGTGCAGCAGGAGCTTTTTTATCTCCACTACTTGGAAAACCTAATAAGTTTAAAGATTTAGTGACTAATGCTCTGAAATTTTCTGTTTCTTTTTATAAAGAAAACTTTCCTAATGAGATTAATAATTGCGGAGTTGTTAGAATCCCTAAAAATGAAGAAGATAGAGAAAAATTTGAAAGTTATATCCCTTATATGGATTTCCCTTTTAAAGAAGAGGGAGATGGATATTTTTTTGAAATAGGTTCCCATGTAAATTCGCAAAAAATCTGCGAACAACTAGCAAAAGATGTTGAAAAACTTTTGGACTTTGAAGTTTATAGACTAAAAAAAGATGAAGATTTTTGGCTTCTTAATGGAAATATAAAAGGGAAAAATATCATTTTAACTATAGGTGCTGATATTGAATTAATTGAAGAAGAATATTTTAATATAAGAGCAGTTTGGGGACAAAAAATTGATGTATTTACCTCTACAAAAGTTTTAAAAAACTATCACAAGGCTTGTTCTATATCTTTTTCTAAATATGATGAAGAAAAAAAGAAAAATATTGTTTCAATTGGAGCAACACACCATAGACTTGAGTGTAGTGTAAAAGATTGTAATCTTTGTATAAAAGGTGTTAATATCAATAAGTTAACATCACACAACTATAGTCTTGAAAGATGTGAAAATGATACAAAAGAGTTATTAGATAAAGCAAATGATATATTAAAACTTGAAGATGTAGAAGTTCGAAGTTTAAAAGTTGGTGCTAGGGCATCTAGTGTAGATTATTTTCCAATGGTTGGTAAAATAATTGATTCAGAAAAAACTATAGAAAAATATCCCCACTTAAAAAATGGTTCTCATATTAAAAACAATATGCTAATAACAAAAGATAATTTATATGTAATAAATGGCGTTGGGGGCAGGGGATTTGTCTTATCTCCATACTTAGCAAATCTTTTAGTAGAGAATATTTTAAACCAAAAAGATATTCAAGAAGAGATTTTAACTCATAGATTGTTTAAACGTTGGGTTAAAAGAAATCATTAA
- the ftsZ gene encoding cell division protein FtsZ, which produces MDNKNLFGVDDIKVEMPNKTLSENIAKISVIGVGGGGCNMINHMINEGTHKIDLIAANTDLQVLRISKAPKKIQLGLKLTKGLGAGMKPEVGRDSAVESYEDIKESLSGADIVFIAAGLGGGTGTGAAAIIAKAAKDIGALTVSVVTKPFTWEGKKRAGLANLGLEEIKKVSDSIIVVPNDRLLEIIDENVGMKDAFKIIDNILYQAVNGMTEVILNPGNSDINTDFADVQTIMQHKGMALMGIGKAKGDQAAQRALEDAIDSPLLDKVSLGGAKGILIHFNTHPQVSLFAINDVMSRIHETIDSNAEIIFGTTSDNTLEPDEVKITIVATGFESKNDEPYETNVNDGENSTKQTNTNDENYLDIPPLMRDYKVQFQINKE; this is translated from the coding sequence ATGGATAATAAAAATTTATTTGGAGTGGATGATATCAAAGTGGAAATGCCTAACAAAACCTTATCTGAAAATATAGCAAAAATCTCTGTAATTGGAGTTGGTGGAGGTGGTTGTAATATGATCAACCACATGATTAACGAAGGAACGCATAAAATTGATTTAATTGCAGCAAATACTGACTTGCAAGTTCTTAGAATATCAAAAGCTCCTAAAAAAATTCAATTGGGATTGAAGCTTACTAAAGGTCTTGGTGCTGGAATGAAACCAGAAGTTGGGCGAGATTCAGCAGTTGAAAGTTATGAAGATATCAAAGAATCTTTAAGTGGTGCTGATATTGTATTTATTGCTGCTGGTCTTGGTGGTGGAACTGGTACAGGTGCAGCTGCTATTATTGCTAAAGCGGCAAAAGATATTGGGGCATTAACAGTTTCTGTTGTAACTAAACCATTTACTTGGGAAGGTAAAAAAAGAGCAGGACTTGCAAATCTTGGATTAGAAGAGATTAAAAAAGTATCTGATTCTATTATAGTTGTTCCTAATGATAGACTTTTAGAGATTATTGATGAAAATGTTGGTATGAAAGATGCCTTTAAAATTATTGATAATATTCTTTACCAAGCAGTAAATGGTATGACTGAGGTTATTTTAAATCCAGGAAATTCTGATATTAATACTGACTTTGCCGATGTTCAAACAATTATGCAACATAAAGGTATGGCTTTAATGGGTATAGGAAAAGCCAAAGGTGATCAAGCTGCACAAAGAGCTTTAGAAGATGCAATTGATTCACCACTTTTAGATAAAGTTTCACTTGGTGGTGCAAAGGGTATTTTAATTCACTTTAATACACATCCACAAGTATCTTTATTTGCAATTAATGATGTAATGTCAAGAATTCATGAAACAATTGATTCAAATGCTGAGATTATTTTTGGTACGACTTCTGATAATACTTTAGAACCAGATGAAGTTAAAATCACTATTGTTGCAACTGGATTTGAATCTAAAAATGATGAACCTTATGAAACAAATGTAAATGATGGGGAAAATTCTACAAAACAGACAAATACTAATGATGAGAACTATTTAGATATTCCACCATTAATGAGAGATTACAAAGTACAATTTCAAATCAATAAAGAGTAA
- a CDS encoding heat shock protein transcriptional repressor HspR, with product MDNKAYNEPVYLISAVAEILSIHPQTLRQYEREGLIKPSRTNGKIRLYSQKDIDHIKYVLTLTRELGINLAGVDLILQLNQKIESLEVEVESYKTKLKDVNKFGLVPNSKALVIKKSSYDIVIFEE from the coding sequence ATGGATAACAAAGCTTATAATGAACCTGTATATTTAATCTCTGCTGTGGCTGAAATTTTAAGTATTCATCCACAAACTTTAAGACAATACGAAAGAGAGGGTTTAATTAAACCCTCTCGTACAAATGGAAAGATTAGACTATATTCTCAAAAAGATATTGACCATATTAAATATGTATTAACATTAACAAGGGAATTGGGAATTAATCTTGCAGGAGTTGATTTAATACTTCAACTAAATCAAAAAATAGAATCTTTAGAAGTAGAAGTTGAAAGTTATAAAACTAAATTAAAAGATGTAAATAAATTCGGTCTTGTACCAAATTCGAAAGCTTTGGTTATTAAAAAAAGTTCTTATGATATTGTGATTTTTGAAGAATAA
- a CDS encoding ankyrin repeat domain-containing protein codes for MSNNHLIEKNELSDLLLTNIEDEKTFKQLIFNGADINYQNSYGWSAFFESIVKKNNKRFEDIISLGVDINQRDNGGRNGLFWAIQTNNKVAFEVLLKKEISLIVHLNKKLHALFYLVYKGNLTLIKKLLAFGVDINLKDQVGANAIFYAIFYKQIKLINYLIENNANINQKDNFGNSALSFAKENKLESLLIR; via the coding sequence ATGAGTAATAATCATTTAATTGAAAAAAATGAACTTTCTGATTTGCTCTTAACAAATATAGAAGATGAAAAAACTTTTAAACAATTAATTTTTAATGGTGCAGATATAAATTACCAAAATAGTTATGGATGGTCTGCTTTTTTTGAATCAATTGTTAAGAAAAATAACAAGAGATTTGAAGATATTATTAGTTTAGGTGTAGATATAAACCAAAGAGACAATGGTGGAAGAAATGGACTCTTTTGGGCAATCCAAACTAATAATAAAGTGGCTTTTGAAGTTTTATTAAAAAAAGAAATTAGCTTAATTGTACATTTAAATAAAAAACTCCATGCACTATTTTATTTAGTTTATAAAGGTAATTTGACACTGATAAAAAAGTTATTAGCTTTTGGTGTTGATATTAATTTAAAAGATCAAGTAGGAGCAAATGCAATTTTTTATGCAATTTTTTACAAGCAAATAAAATTAATAAATTATTTAATTGAAAACAATGCGAATATAAACCAAAAAGATAATTTTGGTAATAGTGCCTTGAGTTTTGCTAAAGAAAATAAGTTAGAAAGCCTATTAATTAGGTAG